GCCACTGTTTCTTTTTTGGCACCATCTTATAATGAAGAAAGAGAAGTAAATGAAAACCGTCAGAAAGCTATCAATTTAATTGCAGGAATCAACGATGTACTGCAGGAATTTATTCCAGGACAAGTGGGACGATTTGATGATTCATTTAATATAAACTGTATAGGAGATACTTTTCAGTTTTTGGGAGTGCCTACTATCTTATTTGAAGCCGGTCATTATCCAAACGATTACGAGAGGGAAATCACAAGAAAATACATATTTTTCTCACTAATTTCAAGCTTTAAACTCATAAACGAAAACGATTTAGTTGTCAATAGAATTTTTGATTATTTGAATATTTCACAAAATAAAGTGGTTTTTTATGATTTTATGTATAAAAATATCAAAATAAATTATGATGGTATCGAAATTATTACGAATTTTGTCGCTCAATACAAAGAAGAATTGATTGAAAATAAGATTCATTTTAATGCTTATATAGTAGAAGCAGGTGAATTGGAAAATTATTTTGGTCATTACGAATATGACGGGCAGGGAGCTGTTTATTCTGATGATTATTCTAATATTCCGAAATTGAACCAAAAAGCAGATTTTTATTTAAATAAAAATATTAAATTTGTTAACGGCTTGATAAAAAGTTAATTTTTGTGTGAATTTGTTGTTTTTTATATATATTTTTATACTTTGTAATAGCAATTAGTAATATTAATTAAAGAATTATGAGTAAATTTCGTTTAGATGAAGTAGATCACCAGATTTTAGACATGTTAATAGACAATACGAGAGTTCCGTTTACTGACATTGCAAAAAAATTATTGATTTCTGCTGGTACAGTACACGTTAGAGTAAAAAAGATGGAGGATGCCGGTATAATAATGGGATCTTCATTAGCCTTAGACTACGATAAATTAGGATATTCATTTATTGCATACGTTGGGGTTTTTCTTAATAATACATCTCAAACTAAATTTGTATTAGAGCGAATCAATCAAATTCCGTTCGTAACAGTTGCGTCGGTTACTACAGGTAAATTCAATATTTTTTGCAAAATTAGAGCAAAAGATACTAAGCACGCAAAAGAAGTTATTTTCATGATTGATGATATCGATGGTGTTTACAGAACAGAAACTATGATCTCATTAGAGGAAAGTATTAACGATAAGAAGCGTTTGATGCATACTATTTTCAAAAATATGTAAAAACTCCTCTTGAATGCTATATTAAAATATAACCTCAAGTTTTTCTTGGGGTTTTTTTATGACTAATTAACCAACCACACAACTATAATACGAATTTATGTACACGCTGCCCAAAATTGAGCGTTTTAATCGAGACGTTCTCTCTAAATATCACATTTACAATAGTGTGTTTATTACCTTACCTTTCGATTCTATAGATAATACAGGAGTTTTACTGCCTTTATTTACAGAAACTTGCGAAACAGGATTTAAAAAACAAGAAACACCAAAGGAAATTTTTGATTTTTTCTCTAATAAGTTCCTTAACAATGCTTCAGAAACTGAAAAGATCGATTTAATGTTTCGATTTATTCAATATATCGAACGTCAAATTGTATTATTTGATGCGATTGAAGATGCTGCCTTTCCAGAAGTAAACAATATGGAAGGACGCGGATCTTTGCGTGACATTAAAGAAAAATCAGATGCCAAAGAAAAAGACGATGAATTGGTTGATTTTCTTGAAAACTTCAATGTTCGTACAGTCTTAACAGCGCACCCAACTCAGTTTTACCCAGGTCCAGTATTGGGAATTATAAATGATTTGACAGAAGCTATTCGCCAAAACGATTTATTACAGATTAAGCAATTACTGGCGCAGTTAGGAAAAACACCTTTCATTCAGAAAGAAAAACCAAATCCTTACGATGAAGCGGTAAGTTTGATCTGGTTCTTAGAAAACGTATTTTATGCTACGGCTGGAGAAATTGTACATTATCTGCAAAAAAATATTCTGGAAGGAAATGCTATCCAGAACCAATTAATCAAATTAGGATTCTGGCCGGGAGGTGACCGTGACGGAAATCCTTTCGTTACAACTGATATTACACTTAAAGTAGCAGATCGCTTAAGAACTTCTATTTTAAAGTGTTATTATGTTGAAATGAGAAATCTGAAAAGGAAGTTAACTTTCTCAGATGTAGATACTTTGGTGTCTGATCTTGAACATAAACTTTACCGTTCTGTTTTCTATTCTAAAGGTGAAATTTTCATCACTTTGGAGGAATTATTGACGCAGTTAAATAAAATTAGAGACATTATCATAGAGAAACATCAGTCATTATATTTAGATGAACTGGAAGCTCTTTTGGTAAAAATCAATTTATTTGGATTCCATTTTGCTACATTAGATATTCGTCAGAATAGTAAAATACACAATGTTGTATTTAAAGATGTAGTGAATTATTATTTGAATTCAGGTTCTGATGTATTTCCGAAAAATTATTATGATTTAACTGAAGATGAAAAAATCGTTGTTTTATCTAAAGTGAAAGGAAATCTAAATCCTGCTGATTTTGAAAATGAAATTACAAGATCGACTTTAGAATCTGTTCAAGCGATTAAAACCATCCAAAAAAATAATGGAGAAGAAGGAGCAAACCGTTACATCATCAGTAACAACGAAAGTGCGCTGAATGTAATGGAAACTTTTGCGATGATTCGTCTGAACAATTGGGATACGCCTTCTGTAGATATTATTCCGCTTTTTGAATCGGTTGATGATTTACAAAATGCTCATCAAATCATGGAGCAGCTATACACTAATCCTGAGTATTCTAAGCATTTACAGTCAAGAGGAAATGAGCAGACCATTATGCTTGGTTTTTCTGACGGAACAAAAGATGGTGGTTATTTAATGGCCAACTGGAGTATTTATCAGGCTAAAATTTCGTTGACGGAAATTTCACGAAAATACGGCATTAAAGCTATTTTCTTTGACGGACGCGGCGGACC
This is a stretch of genomic DNA from Flavobacterium endoglycinae. It encodes these proteins:
- a CDS encoding M14 family metallopeptidase — its product is MNLEELFSQNKEQSIGGRYLTLDHIQPLLDKLNTDNQVSIIGKSVLGEPIYSYQIGTGKTRIYLWSQMHGNESTTTKALFDFINVLNNKSDFAEKMLAAFTFYCIPILNPDGARLYTRENANKVDLNRDSQNLTQPESNVLREVFETFKPDFCFNLHDQRTIFGAGDTGEPATVSFLAPSYNEEREVNENRQKAINLIAGINDVLQEFIPGQVGRFDDSFNINCIGDTFQFLGVPTILFEAGHYPNDYEREITRKYIFFSLISSFKLINENDLVVNRIFDYLNISQNKVVFYDFMYKNIKINYDGIEIITNFVAQYKEELIENKIHFNAYIVEAGELENYFGHYEYDGQGAVYSDDYSNIPKLNQKADFYLNKNIKFVNGLIKS
- a CDS encoding Lrp/AsnC family transcriptional regulator, with product MSKFRLDEVDHQILDMLIDNTRVPFTDIAKKLLISAGTVHVRVKKMEDAGIIMGSSLALDYDKLGYSFIAYVGVFLNNTSQTKFVLERINQIPFVTVASVTTGKFNIFCKIRAKDTKHAKEVIFMIDDIDGVYRTETMISLEESINDKKRLMHTIFKNM
- a CDS encoding phosphoenolpyruvate carboxylase, producing MYTLPKIERFNRDVLSKYHIYNSVFITLPFDSIDNTGVLLPLFTETCETGFKKQETPKEIFDFFSNKFLNNASETEKIDLMFRFIQYIERQIVLFDAIEDAAFPEVNNMEGRGSLRDIKEKSDAKEKDDELVDFLENFNVRTVLTAHPTQFYPGPVLGIINDLTEAIRQNDLLQIKQLLAQLGKTPFIQKEKPNPYDEAVSLIWFLENVFYATAGEIVHYLQKNILEGNAIQNQLIKLGFWPGGDRDGNPFVTTDITLKVADRLRTSILKCYYVEMRNLKRKLTFSDVDTLVSDLEHKLYRSVFYSKGEIFITLEELLTQLNKIRDIIIEKHQSLYLDELEALLVKINLFGFHFATLDIRQNSKIHNVVFKDVVNYYLNSGSDVFPKNYYDLTEDEKIVVLSKVKGNLNPADFENEITRSTLESVQAIKTIQKNNGEEGANRYIISNNESALNVMETFAMIRLNNWDTPSVDIIPLFESVDDLQNAHQIMEQLYTNPEYSKHLQSRGNEQTIMLGFSDGTKDGGYLMANWSIYQAKISLTEISRKYGIKAIFFDGRGGPPARGGGKTHKFYASLGPKIENKEIQITVQGQTISSNFGTLDSCRYNIENLLSAGVTNKVFSKEKNELTAEETEILTQLANLGYDKYLSFKNHPKFIPYLEKMSTLKYYSKTNIGSRPSKRSKSEGLDFADLRAIPFVGSWSQLKQNVPGFFGVGSALKHFEETGQWDKVSDLYHNSLFFKTLLENSMMSLAKSFLPLTAYMSKDPEFGEFWQIIYDEFSETKRLLLKIAGHKTLMENYPDGIASIQIRERIVLPLLTIQQYALLRINELNKENSPNEELIKVYEKIVTRSLFGNTNASRNSA